In Streptomyces sp. NBC_01439, the following are encoded in one genomic region:
- the casB gene encoding type I-E CRISPR-associated protein Cse2/CasB, translating into MTDNAPPVPAPDQSRDAPPTPAPASASASASASASASASVEESGPLRLAVSRHIRTLQSGYIDPADRAHSVQALARLRRGVGRQPTETPDLWGMVGVEAFHTAYLARRGRPAGEAETLRAERSAHAAVTLWAVHQQSNRSRGMHVAGGPSLGTAVRRLMSGTDADDPVRKRLVRAGTASSLDVLAQRLRDLVTLLRAAEVPLDYGLLAEQLDQWQRPGGPGQVRQAWGRSFHAYRAPNPRTAKDGDVPVVQLETAANEMRENE; encoded by the coding sequence ATGACCGACAACGCGCCTCCGGTCCCGGCTCCCGACCAGTCGCGAGACGCGCCACCGACGCCGGCACCGGCATCGGCATCGGCATCGGCATCGGCATCGGCATCGGCATCGGCATCGGTCGAAGAGTCCGGCCCCCTCCGTCTGGCCGTCAGCCGGCACATCCGGACTCTGCAGAGCGGGTACATCGATCCCGCTGACCGCGCCCATTCCGTGCAAGCCCTCGCGCGCCTGCGGCGGGGCGTAGGCCGTCAGCCGACGGAGACACCGGACCTATGGGGGATGGTCGGCGTCGAGGCCTTCCACACGGCGTACCTCGCCCGGCGGGGGCGGCCCGCCGGTGAAGCCGAGACCCTCCGGGCCGAGCGCTCCGCGCACGCCGCCGTCACCCTGTGGGCCGTGCACCAACAGTCCAACCGGTCCAGGGGCATGCACGTGGCCGGCGGACCGTCCCTGGGAACGGCCGTACGCCGGCTGATGTCGGGGACCGATGCGGACGATCCCGTCCGCAAGCGACTCGTACGCGCGGGAACCGCCAGCAGCCTCGATGTGCTGGCCCAGAGGCTGCGGGACCTGGTGACCTTGCTGCGCGCGGCGGAGGTCCCCCTCGATTACGGCCTGCTCGCCGAGCAGCTCGACCAATGGCAGCGGCCCGGCGGCCCCGGTCAGGTCCGTCAGGCCTGGGGACGCAGCTTCCACGCGTACCGTGCCCCGAATCCCAGAACGGCGAAGGACGGAGACGTTCCCGTCGTGCAGCTTGAGACCGCAGCGAACGAGATGAGGGAAAACGAGTGA
- the cas6e gene encoding type I-E CRISPR-associated protein Cas6/Cse3/CasE, whose protein sequence is MHLTRFRINTARLGARSLLASPQRLHAAVMSSFAGALPSDTDRPRPLWRLDRNAKAEVLLYIVSEERPDLTNLVEQAGWPTTAAWETYEYGTFLAGLRTGDAWAFRLTANPVHHIRRKEGEPTKRTAHVGPRHQMGWLLARQEAAGFRILTTPPEQRRLPQGDEYQLAVRDEHRHRFEKADPVGGRANRVPLVTVTFDGRLEVTDPDALRRTLTLGLGKAKAYGCGLMTLAKAA, encoded by the coding sequence ATGCACCTGACCCGTTTCCGAATCAACACCGCTCGGCTCGGTGCCCGTAGCCTCCTCGCATCACCCCAACGCCTGCACGCCGCCGTGATGTCCTCCTTCGCCGGCGCGCTGCCCAGCGACACAGACCGTCCACGGCCCTTGTGGCGGCTCGACCGGAACGCCAAGGCGGAGGTCCTGCTGTACATCGTCAGCGAGGAACGCCCTGACCTGACAAACCTGGTGGAGCAGGCAGGCTGGCCCACGACCGCCGCCTGGGAGACCTACGAGTACGGAACCTTCCTGGCTGGGCTCCGCACGGGCGACGCCTGGGCGTTCCGCCTCACCGCCAACCCGGTCCACCACATCCGCCGAAAGGAAGGCGAACCCACCAAGCGCACGGCGCACGTGGGTCCCCGGCATCAAATGGGATGGCTGCTCGCACGGCAGGAAGCCGCCGGCTTCCGGATCCTGACCACTCCCCCCGAGCAACGGCGGCTACCGCAGGGCGACGAGTACCAGCTCGCGGTACGCGATGAACACAGGCACCGCTTCGAGAAGGCCGACCCCGTGGGAGGCCGGGCCAACCGCGTCCCTCTCGTCACCGTCACCTTCGATGGCCGCCTGGAGGTGACCGACCCCGACGCCCTCCGACGGACCCTCACCCTGGGCCTCGGCAAGGCCAAGGCGTACGGGTGCGGTCTGATGACCCTGGCCAAGGCCGCGTGA
- the cas2e gene encoding type I-E CRISPR-associated endoribonuclease Cas2e codes for MTVIVLTHCPVGLRGFLTRWLLEISPGVFIGGPSARIRETLWAEVCEYAGNGRALLAYSSDNEQGFAFDTHDHKWNPTDREGVTLIHRPNERASTTSPTTRGWSKAAKRRRFGNG; via the coding sequence GTGACGGTGATCGTCCTGACCCACTGTCCCGTCGGTCTGCGAGGGTTCCTCACTCGTTGGCTCCTTGAGATTTCCCCAGGCGTCTTCATCGGCGGACCCTCGGCACGAATCCGCGAGACGCTGTGGGCCGAGGTCTGCGAGTACGCGGGCAACGGCCGAGCCCTGCTGGCGTACAGCTCGGACAACGAACAGGGCTTCGCCTTCGACACGCACGACCACAAGTGGAATCCCACCGACCGCGAAGGCGTCACACTGATCCACCGCCCGAACGAGCGCGCATCCACCACCTCACCGACGACCCGAGGCTGGAGCAAGGCCGCGAAGCGACGACGCTTCGGAAACGGATAA
- a CDS encoding agmatine deiminase family protein: MTEFRMPAEWSQHDGCLMAWPTREDLWGSVLADVKEEYANVARAIAAFEPVTMVAPPGFGEDARTRCGDGVTVIELPLDDSWFRDSAPLFVLDGNGNRAGVDFRFNAWGRKHHPFDADDRISGLLLDHLGVDRIPSGMILEGGAVTVDGEGTLITTEQCLLHPNRNPGMTRDQIEAELKARLGVTKVIWLPYGGLLDTETDGHVDGVCAFAAPGTVVISLPSDPDHPDHARMRANRAVLEATTDARGRRLEIIEVPQTAFADLADGEIEVSYLNYYVANGGVVVPVAGVPQDEEALAVIATAYPGRKVIGVRALAIAFGGGGVHCITQQIPAVRTTV, from the coding sequence ATGACCGAATTCCGTATGCCCGCCGAGTGGTCCCAGCACGACGGCTGTCTGATGGCCTGGCCCACCCGCGAGGACCTGTGGGGCAGCGTGCTCGCCGACGTGAAGGAGGAGTACGCGAACGTCGCCCGCGCCATCGCCGCGTTCGAGCCCGTGACGATGGTCGCCCCGCCCGGCTTCGGCGAGGACGCCCGTACCCGGTGCGGCGACGGCGTCACCGTCATCGAGCTGCCGCTCGACGACTCCTGGTTCCGCGACTCCGCCCCCCTCTTCGTCCTCGACGGCAACGGCAACCGCGCCGGAGTGGACTTCCGCTTCAACGCCTGGGGCCGCAAGCACCACCCGTTCGACGCCGACGACCGGATCAGCGGCCTGCTGCTGGACCACCTCGGGGTCGACCGCATCCCCTCCGGCATGATCCTCGAGGGCGGGGCCGTCACCGTCGACGGCGAGGGCACCCTGATCACCACCGAGCAGTGCCTCCTGCACCCGAACCGCAACCCCGGCATGACCCGCGACCAGATCGAGGCCGAGCTCAAGGCCCGGCTCGGCGTCACCAAGGTCATCTGGCTCCCGTACGGCGGGCTGCTCGACACCGAGACCGACGGTCACGTCGACGGTGTCTGCGCCTTCGCCGCCCCGGGCACGGTCGTCATCTCCCTGCCCTCCGACCCGGACCACCCGGACCACGCCCGCATGCGCGCCAACCGTGCCGTGCTGGAGGCCACCACCGACGCCCGCGGCCGCCGCCTGGAGATCATCGAGGTGCCGCAGACCGCCTTCGCCGACCTGGCCGACGGCGAGATCGAGGTGTCGTACCTCAACTACTACGTCGCCAACGGCGGCGTCGTCGTCCCGGTGGCCGGAGTGCCCCAGGACGAGGAAGCCCTCGCCGTGATCGCCACGGCCTACCCGGGCCGCAAGGTCATCGGGGTACGGGCCCTCGCCATCGCGTTCGGCGGCGGCGGCGTCCACTGCATCACCCAGCAGATCCCCGCAGTGCGGACCACCGTCTGA
- the cas7e gene encoding type I-E CRISPR-associated protein Cas7/Cse4/CasC, with translation MSRTILDVHILQTVPPSNINRDDTGAPKSAVYGGVRRSRVSSQAWKRATRKAFDDLLDPAELGVRTKKVVDALTTRITALEPSLTPEHVWPMAAELLQTATGAKSETPSRKSAGKDPKDDEPLAPQSSYLLFLSAHQLDGLAKLAVEGIGRGTEPKVFVKDKDVKARAKQIASTRHSVDIALFGRMVADASDINVDAAAQVAHALSVHAVDMESDYFTAVDDRNTSAEPGAGMIGTVDFNSATLYRYAAVDVDLLARNLDAGLADGERTGEPVRRAVEAFIEGFVMSMPTGKANTFGNHTLPDAVIVKLRSSRPVSFVGAFEKPVVQQDTGEGHVRAACKALADHVPAVEKAFGATADRTWILRVGEHTDDLVPLGTPVDLRPLVTAVGGAVAERLGKGA, from the coding sequence GTGAGCCGCACCATCCTCGACGTACACATCCTGCAGACCGTCCCGCCGAGCAACATCAACCGAGACGACACCGGGGCCCCCAAGAGTGCCGTCTACGGTGGTGTACGCCGCTCCAGGGTCTCCAGCCAGGCATGGAAGCGTGCCACTCGCAAGGCCTTCGACGACTTGCTGGATCCGGCCGAGCTGGGAGTCCGGACGAAGAAGGTGGTCGATGCTCTGACGACGCGGATCACGGCCCTCGAACCCTCGCTGACGCCCGAACACGTGTGGCCGATGGCAGCCGAGCTGCTTCAGACGGCTACCGGCGCCAAAAGCGAGACACCCAGCCGGAAATCCGCAGGGAAGGACCCCAAGGACGACGAGCCACTGGCCCCCCAGTCCTCCTACCTGCTCTTCCTGAGCGCACACCAACTCGACGGGCTGGCGAAGCTGGCCGTCGAGGGCATCGGCAGGGGCACCGAGCCCAAGGTGTTCGTGAAGGACAAAGACGTCAAGGCGCGGGCCAAGCAGATCGCTTCCACCCGTCACTCGGTCGACATCGCGCTCTTCGGCCGTATGGTGGCAGACGCCTCGGACATCAACGTCGACGCCGCGGCCCAAGTCGCCCATGCCCTCAGCGTGCACGCCGTGGACATGGAGTCGGACTACTTCACGGCCGTGGACGACAGGAACACCAGCGCTGAGCCCGGCGCCGGAATGATCGGCACGGTCGATTTCAACTCGGCCACGCTGTACCGCTACGCCGCCGTGGACGTGGACCTGCTGGCGCGGAACCTCGATGCCGGCCTCGCGGACGGCGAACGCACCGGCGAACCGGTGCGCAGGGCGGTAGAGGCCTTCATCGAGGGTTTCGTGATGTCGATGCCCACCGGCAAGGCCAACACCTTCGGCAATCACACCCTCCCGGACGCCGTGATCGTCAAGCTCCGTTCCTCCCGTCCCGTCAGCTTCGTGGGGGCCTTCGAGAAGCCCGTCGTTCAACAGGACACTGGTGAAGGGCACGTCCGCGCCGCCTGCAAGGCGTTGGCGGACCACGTCCCCGCGGTCGAGAAGGCCTTCGGGGCCACCGCCGACCGCACCTGGATCCTGCGCGTCGGCGAGCACACCGACGACCTGGTCCCGCTCGGAACCCCCGTCGACCTTCGCCCGCTGGTCACCGCGGTGGGCGGGGCCGTCGCGGAACGCCTGGGGAAGGGGGCATGA
- the cas5e gene encoding type I-E CRISPR-associated protein Cas5/CasD, whose protein sequence is MSTVLALRLAGPLQSWGASARFARRTTESAPTKSGVIGLLAAALGRDRTANLTDLAALRFAVRIDQPGTRLRDFQTARHADTDKAMPVSDRFYLADAVFVAAVGGDHALIRALHAAVRAPVHLPYLGRRSCPPQGPLDLGTRDVGDPVEALKAEEWQASDWYRQQRRHDRTVNLTILGDDTTDGRLGDTLRDQPISFDPRHRRYALRSVVSTSIDVPNPRFNPPARNRRPPVPVPRHEPEALLSRMDGLRCT, encoded by the coding sequence ATGAGCACCGTCCTGGCCCTGCGTCTGGCAGGCCCCCTGCAGTCGTGGGGGGCCTCGGCACGATTCGCCCGGCGCACCACGGAGAGCGCCCCCACCAAGAGCGGCGTCATCGGCCTGCTCGCCGCCGCCCTCGGACGGGACCGCACCGCAAACCTCACGGACCTCGCCGCACTGCGCTTCGCCGTACGGATCGACCAGCCGGGCACCCGGCTGCGGGACTTCCAGACCGCCCGCCATGCGGACACCGACAAGGCGATGCCGGTGTCGGACCGCTTCTACCTCGCCGACGCAGTGTTCGTCGCCGCAGTCGGGGGCGATCACGCCCTGATCCGCGCGCTGCACGCCGCCGTACGGGCTCCCGTCCACCTCCCCTACCTCGGCCGCCGCTCATGCCCGCCGCAGGGACCCCTCGACCTGGGCACGAGGGACGTCGGCGATCCGGTCGAGGCCCTGAAGGCGGAGGAGTGGCAGGCGTCCGACTGGTACCGCCAACAGCGCCGCCACGACCGCACGGTCAACCTGACCATCCTGGGTGACGACACGACCGACGGCCGCCTCGGCGACACGCTCAGGGACCAGCCGATCAGCTTCGACCCGCGCCACCGCCGCTACGCCCTGCGCAGCGTGGTCTCCACCTCGATCGACGTACCCAACCCCCGTTTCAACCCGCCCGCCCGAAACCGGCGCCCTCCCGTACCCGTGCCTCGTCACGAGCCCGAGGCCCTGCTGTCCCGGATGGACGGTCTCCGATGCACCTGA
- the casA gene encoding type I-E CRISPR-associated protein Cse1/CasA: MQGSTTPHWSAQLTSEARVVWAKHDRKTEKWLPLWRHMADSAAVAGRLWDAWVPRQVRELVAGDLPGGPEDAKTLAVWLAAVHDIGKATPAFACQVDVLAGRMSDRGLKMPTREQLGTTRSRAPHGLAGQVLLEEWLERQGWPPRNVMAFAVPVGGHHGVPPTHEQFHDLRRHSELLRTPGSSEGLWRAVQTELLDACAAAYGMRERSSLWQGVKLSQPVQAILSAVVIVADWIASNPNLFLLFPEDQHRDEADRIDAAWRGIGLPRPWSMEGTETPKSTEGPEGTKAPEGTEGTAQKLFATRFGLPSVRPLQEEAVRVAQESDAPGLMIIEAPMGEGKTEAAFAVAEVFASRSGAGGCFVALPTRATSNAMYGRVRRWLERLPGDVDLTVFLAHSKGSLNDDFARDMRAGARTVAAVDLDAVSCVASSRREDVCAAPGQLVAHQWLRGRKKGMLAPFVVGTIDQLLFAGLKSRHLALRHLALAGKVVVIDEVHAYDAYMNEYLERVLSWLGAYKVPVVMLSATLPSGRRRQLAEAYAGTADPRPELEAAVSYPLISMITPGRNSVVSAPPAAADRRTEVVVEQLGDDLGVLSDRLWEELGDGGCALVVRNTVDRVLQAAEVLRERFGEGAVTVAHSRFLDLDRARNDDRLVTGFGPTGSRPTGPHVVVASQVAEASLDIDFDILVTDLAPVDLVLQRLGRLHRHQRGLGQADRPPRLRVPRCLVTGVDWEATPPAPVNGSVSVYGRHTLLRSLAVLLPYWKARPVVLPDDISTLVQTAYADRLRAPRDDWADAMAAAAEEHEIAVAKQQRAAQVFRIAEVRKPGRSLVGWIDADVGDADDTRAGRAQVRDSDESLEVLVIQRRDDGTYATLPWLDRGRGGLDVPVDSVPPPRTARAVAASALRLPYHFSKPRVIDRAIEELERFGPRAWQTPECHWLAGELVLVLDEDCQTRLAGFEVNYSVADGLEINPAGAKDVRLVKGVPGFDLVSRPWLPVQLGDGTATELSLKEVFVRAGEVRRLVGDVPSQDFALLRLLLAILHDAVDGPEDLDAWQELHDSPEPFAGIPAYLDRHRDRFDLLHPTRPFFQVAGLRTQKDEVTSLNRIVADVPNGDPFFTMRQPGVEQLSFAEAARWVVHAHAFDTSGIKSGAVGDPRVKGGKGYPQGVGWAGNLGGVFVEGDSLRQTLLLNLVASEAHAVTVDKDDRPAWRREQCGPDVQQGLESRPTGPRDLYTWQSRRIRLHHDGRAVLGVVLSYGDPLSAPDKHVYEPMSGWRRSRPQEKKLGRTPVYMPREHDPTRAAWRGLASLLMSEAEQGPGQRAEPADQLRAGVLKWVAELTYERLLPQDTLIRPRLIGAAYGTQQSVIDEIVDDGLTMSVILLHEQDQRYATEALGAVEDSNAGVRALGDLAADLAKAAGRDPEAPRGTARDLGFGLLDGPYRQWLAGLGTAIDPGAARRAWQMAAHRILRETADRQLAASGENGWLDNAASERVFRARLNRAFPLRHDPVPAPEGAGISEGVSP, translated from the coding sequence ATGCAGGGCAGCACAACGCCGCACTGGAGTGCGCAGCTCACGTCCGAGGCGCGCGTGGTGTGGGCCAAGCACGACCGGAAGACTGAGAAGTGGCTCCCGTTGTGGCGTCACATGGCCGATTCCGCGGCCGTGGCGGGACGGTTGTGGGACGCGTGGGTTCCGCGTCAGGTGCGCGAACTCGTGGCCGGTGACCTGCCCGGCGGCCCCGAGGACGCGAAGACGCTCGCCGTCTGGCTCGCCGCCGTGCACGACATCGGAAAGGCGACACCGGCCTTTGCCTGCCAGGTCGATGTGCTTGCCGGCCGAATGAGCGATCGCGGGCTGAAGATGCCCACCCGCGAGCAGCTCGGGACCACGCGAAGCCGTGCGCCGCACGGTCTGGCGGGGCAGGTACTCCTGGAGGAGTGGCTGGAGCGGCAGGGTTGGCCGCCCCGTAACGTCATGGCGTTCGCGGTACCGGTGGGCGGGCATCACGGGGTCCCTCCGACGCACGAGCAGTTCCATGATCTGCGCCGGCACAGCGAGCTCTTGCGGACGCCGGGTTCCAGTGAGGGGCTTTGGCGTGCGGTACAAACCGAGCTCCTCGATGCCTGTGCGGCTGCGTACGGAATGCGGGAGCGGAGTTCCCTGTGGCAGGGCGTGAAGTTGTCGCAGCCCGTCCAGGCCATCCTGTCCGCCGTGGTGATCGTCGCCGACTGGATCGCCAGCAATCCGAATCTCTTCCTCCTCTTCCCTGAGGACCAACACCGGGACGAGGCCGACCGGATCGATGCCGCGTGGCGCGGTATCGGTCTTCCACGCCCCTGGTCAATGGAGGGTACGGAGACTCCAAAAAGCACGGAGGGTCCGGAGGGTACGAAGGCTCCAGAGGGTACGGAGGGTACGGCGCAGAAGCTCTTCGCCACGCGATTCGGTCTGCCGTCCGTCCGGCCCTTGCAGGAGGAAGCGGTCCGGGTCGCCCAGGAGTCGGATGCGCCCGGCTTGATGATCATCGAAGCGCCGATGGGCGAGGGGAAGACGGAGGCCGCGTTCGCCGTGGCGGAGGTCTTCGCCTCGCGTTCGGGGGCCGGGGGGTGTTTCGTCGCGCTCCCGACCCGTGCCACGTCGAACGCGATGTACGGGCGCGTGCGTCGGTGGTTGGAGCGTCTACCGGGGGACGTGGACCTGACGGTCTTCCTCGCCCACTCCAAGGGTTCGCTCAACGACGACTTCGCGAGGGACATGCGGGCCGGCGCCCGCACCGTTGCCGCGGTCGACCTCGACGCGGTGTCCTGTGTCGCGTCCTCGCGTCGCGAAGACGTGTGCGCCGCCCCGGGTCAGCTCGTCGCCCATCAATGGCTCCGGGGCCGGAAGAAGGGAATGCTCGCGCCCTTCGTCGTCGGCACCATCGACCAGTTGCTGTTCGCCGGGCTGAAGAGCCGGCACCTGGCCCTTCGGCACCTCGCTCTCGCCGGGAAAGTCGTCGTGATCGACGAGGTCCACGCGTACGACGCCTACATGAACGAGTACTTGGAACGCGTGCTGTCCTGGCTCGGGGCGTACAAGGTGCCCGTCGTCATGCTGTCCGCCACCTTGCCCTCGGGGCGCCGCCGGCAGCTGGCCGAGGCCTACGCAGGCACAGCGGATCCCCGTCCTGAACTGGAGGCCGCCGTCTCCTACCCGCTGATCAGCATGATCACCCCCGGCCGGAATTCTGTCGTCAGCGCACCGCCAGCAGCCGCGGACCGCCGTACAGAAGTCGTGGTGGAGCAGCTCGGTGACGACCTGGGCGTTCTCTCGGACCGATTGTGGGAGGAATTGGGCGATGGCGGCTGCGCGTTGGTCGTGCGCAACACCGTCGACCGCGTCCTCCAGGCGGCGGAGGTCCTGCGCGAACGGTTCGGTGAAGGGGCGGTGACGGTCGCCCACTCCCGGTTTCTCGACCTGGACCGGGCGCGCAACGACGACCGGCTCGTGACCGGGTTCGGCCCTACGGGTTCGCGGCCGACGGGGCCGCACGTCGTCGTCGCCAGCCAGGTCGCCGAGGCTTCGCTCGACATCGACTTCGACATCCTGGTCACCGACCTCGCTCCCGTCGATCTCGTCCTACAGCGGTTGGGGCGGCTCCACCGGCACCAGCGCGGCCTGGGCCAGGCCGACCGCCCGCCTCGTCTGCGGGTGCCGCGGTGTCTGGTCACGGGCGTCGACTGGGAGGCGACGCCTCCGGCGCCGGTCAACGGTTCGGTGTCGGTCTACGGTCGACACACCCTGCTGCGCTCCCTCGCCGTACTCCTCCCGTATTGGAAGGCACGGCCGGTCGTACTTCCGGATGACATCAGCACACTCGTGCAGACCGCCTACGCGGACCGCCTCCGTGCACCCCGGGACGACTGGGCCGATGCGATGGCCGCCGCCGCCGAAGAGCACGAAATCGCCGTCGCCAAGCAGCAACGCGCCGCGCAGGTGTTCCGGATCGCCGAGGTCCGCAAGCCGGGGCGGTCCCTGGTGGGCTGGATCGACGCCGACGTGGGCGACGCGGACGACACCCGGGCCGGGCGCGCCCAGGTGCGGGACAGCGACGAGAGCCTGGAAGTCCTCGTCATCCAGCGGCGCGACGACGGCACGTACGCGACATTGCCCTGGCTCGACCGGGGGCGCGGCGGGCTGGACGTGCCGGTCGACTCGGTACCACCCCCTCGCACGGCCCGTGCAGTCGCGGCCAGCGCCCTGCGCCTTCCGTACCACTTCTCGAAGCCTCGAGTGATCGACCGCGCCATCGAGGAGCTCGAGAGATTCGGGCCCCGAGCGTGGCAGACACCGGAGTGCCATTGGCTGGCCGGCGAACTGGTCCTCGTCCTCGACGAGGATTGTCAGACCCGGCTGGCAGGCTTCGAAGTGAACTACAGCGTGGCCGACGGGCTGGAGATCAACCCGGCCGGGGCCAAGGACGTGAGGTTGGTGAAAGGTGTGCCCGGTTTCGACTTGGTCTCCCGCCCTTGGTTACCCGTCCAGTTAGGCGACGGCACCGCAACGGAGCTCTCCTTGAAGGAAGTCTTCGTACGCGCCGGCGAGGTGCGAAGACTGGTGGGGGACGTACCGTCGCAGGATTTCGCCCTGCTGAGGCTCCTGCTGGCGATCCTGCACGATGCCGTGGACGGGCCTGAGGACCTCGATGCCTGGCAGGAGCTGCACGACAGCCCGGAGCCGTTCGCCGGCATCCCGGCCTATCTCGACCGTCACCGCGACAGGTTCGACCTCCTTCACCCCACTCGGCCGTTCTTCCAGGTGGCCGGCCTGAGGACGCAGAAGGACGAGGTCACCTCGCTGAACCGCATCGTCGCCGATGTCCCCAACGGCGACCCCTTCTTCACGATGCGCCAACCCGGCGTCGAGCAGCTCTCGTTCGCGGAGGCGGCACGATGGGTCGTACATGCCCACGCCTTCGACACGTCCGGCATCAAGTCGGGTGCCGTGGGAGACCCCCGGGTCAAGGGCGGCAAGGGCTACCCGCAAGGAGTCGGGTGGGCGGGCAACCTGGGCGGCGTCTTCGTCGAGGGCGACAGCCTCCGACAGACCCTGCTGCTCAACCTGGTGGCGTCCGAAGCGCACGCGGTCACCGTGGACAAGGACGACAGGCCGGCCTGGCGCCGGGAACAGTGCGGGCCGGATGTGCAGCAGGGCCTGGAGTCCCGGCCCACCGGCCCGCGGGACCTGTACACCTGGCAATCGCGACGCATCCGCCTGCACCACGACGGTCGTGCCGTCCTCGGCGTCGTCCTGTCGTACGGCGATCCTCTGTCTGCGCCCGACAAGCACGTGTACGAGCCGATGAGCGGCTGGCGGCGCAGCCGGCCCCAGGAGAAGAAGCTGGGCCGCACACCGGTCTACATGCCCCGCGAGCACGACCCGACTCGCGCCGCGTGGCGCGGCCTCGCGTCGCTGCTCATGTCCGAGGCCGAGCAAGGTCCGGGGCAGCGAGCCGAGCCGGCCGACCAACTGCGGGCGGGGGTGCTCAAATGGGTCGCCGAGCTCACCTACGAACGTCTGCTGCCTCAGGACACGCTCATCAGACCCCGTCTGATCGGTGCGGCGTACGGCACCCAGCAGTCGGTCATCGACGAGATCGTCGACGACGGCCTCACGATGTCGGTCATCCTGCTCCACGAGCAGGACCAGCGGTACGCGACCGAGGCACTGGGGGCTGTCGAGGACAGCAACGCCGGGGTGCGGGCCCTGGGTGACCTGGCGGCCGACCTCGCCAAGGCCGCGGGCCGGGATCCCGAAGCACCACGTGGGACGGCCCGGGACCTGGGCTTCGGCCTACTGGACGGCCCCTACCGACAGTGGTTGGCCGGCCTGGGCACGGCGATCGATCCGGGGGCGGCCCGAAGGGCGTGGCAGATGGCGGCCCACCGGATCCTGCGGGAGACGGCTGACCGGCAACTGGCTGCCTCGGGTGAGAACGGCTGGCTGGACAACGCCGCCTCCGAGCGGGTGTTCCGCGCTCGGCTCAACAGGGCGTTCCCACTGCGCCACGACCCTGTGCCGGCCCCTGAGGGGGCCGGCATCAGCGAAGGAGTGTCCCCATGA
- the cas1e gene encoding type I-E CRISPR-associated endonuclease Cas1e: MATSIAQRRAVSPRELTRVAERISFIYLERCTIHREDNAITAEDADGTTHIPSATIGTLLLGPGTRITHQAMSVLGESGAAVAWVGEQGVRFYAGGRSLNRSAALVEAQATLWANRRTRLEVARSMYRLRFPDEDPAGLNRQELLGHEGRRVKDCYRVQAHRTGVPWRGRQYVPGDFTAGDAPNQAVTAAAQCMYGIAHAVVAAMGCSPGLGFVHSGHELSFVLDVADLYKTEIGIPVAFDVAAESAEDVGSRTRRALRDKINKARLLDRCVDDIKGLLLVGRPEAEAPSDPAENPDRVGLRSDRDVVVPAGRNYADEVTW; this comes from the coding sequence GTGGCCACCAGCATCGCTCAGCGCCGCGCCGTGTCCCCGCGCGAGCTCACCCGTGTCGCGGAACGCATCTCCTTCATCTATTTGGAGCGGTGCACGATCCACCGCGAGGACAACGCCATCACCGCCGAGGACGCCGACGGAACCACCCACATCCCGTCGGCGACCATCGGCACGCTGCTACTCGGACCCGGCACCCGCATCACCCACCAAGCGATGAGCGTGCTCGGCGAGAGCGGTGCCGCCGTTGCATGGGTCGGTGAACAGGGCGTCCGCTTCTACGCCGGCGGCCGTTCCCTCAACCGCTCCGCCGCGCTTGTGGAGGCCCAGGCCACCCTGTGGGCGAACCGGCGGACGCGCCTGGAGGTGGCGCGCTCCATGTACCGGCTGCGCTTCCCGGACGAGGATCCGGCAGGGTTGAACCGGCAGGAGCTCCTCGGACACGAGGGCCGCCGCGTCAAGGACTGCTACCGCGTCCAAGCACACCGTACGGGAGTGCCCTGGCGCGGCCGGCAGTACGTCCCCGGGGACTTCACCGCGGGCGACGCCCCCAACCAAGCGGTGACGGCGGCCGCCCAGTGCATGTACGGGATCGCGCACGCCGTCGTCGCGGCGATGGGCTGTTCACCCGGGCTCGGCTTCGTGCACTCGGGCCACGAACTGTCGTTCGTCCTGGACGTGGCCGACCTGTACAAGACGGAGATCGGCATCCCGGTCGCATTCGACGTAGCGGCCGAGAGCGCCGAGGACGTCGGTTCCCGTACCCGGCGCGCTCTGCGGGACAAGATCAACAAAGCCCGTCTGCTCGACCGCTGCGTCGACGACATCAAGGGGCTGCTCCTGGTGGGGCGTCCGGAAGCCGAGGCTCCCTCCGACCCCGCGGAAAACCCGGACCGGGTCGGTCTCCGTTCCGACCGTGACGTCGTCGTTCCGGCGGGCCGCAACTACGCAGACGAGGTGACCTGGTGA